A genome region from Haliotis asinina isolate JCU_RB_2024 chromosome 11, JCU_Hal_asi_v2, whole genome shotgun sequence includes the following:
- the LOC137256426 gene encoding microtubule-associated protein futsch-like produces MARGIQVPSYKDSLLLRGPLPEVYMEHTESTNTEVSLSAFEALSSSFHERAGIRGRGKRCYILRRESVRSAFTRGRGKVHLPPPSTSVPYTSRWVTAHLLEELVHPRRSLRYHNPKEGLQTTGHITTTVDISTVGAGRSRDAASVVGRRHRGVIREKCHRGSAGPTPLARFLLSGLPHSQRSLLDEVCAGPLQGWGGCLNDQTISGFWSDVEAGWHINSLELEVVILAVSHWVPLLRHSNLLTVLDNQTVMWLILRQGTTRSKSLSDQMFRKRKQHQGQSSLYPRVGSVAAPSPHSDTAPRPCLDHLQRTLRAMGYSSQVAKIIARAHRASTRSSYDDKWATFEKFCAQKLQDPLGTLPPITSTDLVSPRSNHSMQSSDSSMSSRYSSSSFNSDLTSTYKIVSTSLSQAPTHQPRPPVQPLRRTLQEPLCIQTVMSHARPASARLAERRYLPVDRNAFLVKDEDKEMYSPRSLKLDRASSTTDLLPRFDNYTQTPRDSATQTPRRFGDQINTEDILTNDTSVDQETQTPRSSRHGLKKKRRKKYENLELTSQSSDATESVDSDILYEDRRSRKRNKLTGVSSASDSFRSTSTQDFKTKVCQTSFSIESEESFTSLHRRHRNMSETITLKSVDEDNPASSLPNSTVHLFKEENMSDSVFDSEEQNGRYIGSAIDLEKRADVGSSEEYVAYDRADEGEKTTDMKEPEQLGPPDTEKQREDFPQTVGNESHEDSFWETRGVTDSPHDAVIGNFGEENVSIVSHNDPKDQASTQDTSQLESVLTKESESNNVDSQMAVVNSEICTVSPENVTVEEPASADTAVEVVKTDPEVAVSVEDAKNLSDSFDDVCRGTVELPSFEEDPRGDRIFSDIDGTMEEYRGIFLNNLSETFGSDSSSRYQKFPSNYMYVPEDRGSDGDTLVDSDTDPEVYTKSEKIFTREETDEQLEMDEELCRGEAPVKRKNSEASSYCSATRAQGEITPMYQEVAVSRANSVTSQTTQSSVRGSRISAWKKDPKGRTAPDQSEKSEQTAELDQTQDLLNDEDFLEVTEDYEAKVVKGPNAVTADVDRTSSCSRGSGDKVQSPASEMPSRGEEEFLNLETSRDEMKRETVDIPVDTENIPALCSLSTSTGDVKKISVSEVDTSSPVPADTEIQEADTDIGDDGNKIKEDTLESGDSESRGHIEKTQHDLTMSSRGGDELGIEPFSSLKDENSQMQETHDNSELDLQYEPAEDREEFDTAVSEVAASETKDETTTELGAPRPDSSCSTSRGFVLNGSSLQGSSQAASSRGHQNDETVASFVECTVAGDREDTETVDNNATDYVNDDNFSSETKQLQVPTAYCAEERGNDDLFLTEGNELGVSKMSKMVEISGGDCDFKENKKSELSREGTSKNIPSDDEVFYSDPSVSKPMPMRPVSACCIDSTSVSPSRPISACHVPPLKMGSTGLKEDTAIPDKLYIEAGNTGDDIYQIPASDPKDLISHDESRGQIDTTLNSEVILCEGEEQVTSHFEELRMTEDTQILEINSVKPPSTKDETVNNSINIILDVGASIKSATLTDNQRRPVSAHGMRSDTAHSPRERPVSAHHRQMSDMVIEGSSGDQCGTVTESNTIAHDDISNGNSGMNEGETVRFDESRGQMDVQGDPTDKENAFEEKEKRESETELQEEMEPAVPEMLTLIIEQSSQQDISSQMLTPVNTRKDDIEKVQTMEPNADSEEKKAEQEDVTDLDMLTEHPERPGSSLSIERGETTNTPRPAPCLARTKVERSDSVCSRGSEIDDSGNICLKECEEQKTESGDKKSVDQRPGSVSLDPVETHIPVSKPDSESHSEGQSLEINAPIADETDTNPRNITHDGQEDVDVVEVVQEQASQISAFQDVKEGQEPIYVSSRRGSITHRDAVLSKAVLTGVLSPTPSTDNEESCMPIVYRGSQTHGSHDDTQQGKNVALHGDVMTNLKTTDLSLIDDNSDEKPAPNNLISKDSVNFFSFDVSDGSKLAQSFTSSEESVTLQTSTDTVMNDSTESSTTCNTTNTTNTLEEQYTRTELIPDNVSQDSSGIRYAVLESNSGIHTAPDVLGEKMDETLTAEIKSNYAVSHEDALGCEEVDKDHSPEDGTSPVGTLRPLSVLGLPQKDLSNRRLSLESRGSSEFIIETDEVPIVSSRGDEILPENTVGELPTNDNLPESQTFINGYLRIKPTVFEHQGDEGEEAYCSLAAPSACPDEACPVITQKGPGDIKVINSPSQPSPLESKLADYLGNVNMNSLIAVVDESPVDVDYTKSGKSNGTSYHLVLNEEHCEPDHGSQGDGKVKGILSKAPDDKDSSRCGIKSLGDKSELSVVTNVPAVSIDPHPQEINRTYKGMTHLKEEPIGKRKAVTFVDGHLPQEDIGTWDLSPQDISKMAETQDSNKEKLTNEAMLKSKVMMPEVILHQGSDNQGDMKPPMSVHDEKSLYAATLQADTNHVTETLPESGVSEDTRRNPNKEPTSDTNLLPGHHRQSTSLHGQTVVTDAETPSRLSEEVDEHKTTSETTTNQGHLRQLTSVHGQTVIADAEVSRRLTGNVKEPEDKTSSNPLRGNPTLSTSLPGTIILNVAEAGQLSGGAAIVQSSNGTMAGQVEHTSEHRVIAVSECEGLPDKAPHEHVTQGQEQNRMNPPQNEEQKEEAESEQLLGDTENTDARNGNDQLSNDHSDLKPVTVSDSLSNVQEHDATGLNGGMACGRQQTISSKHVGMSVSGNMDESYGQSVSESKRGLHSDQTSGHRIILVSESLPNPAAKATVIERRPGGSRVILVSEKSEV; encoded by the exons ATGGCAAGAGGAATTCAAGTGCCATCTTATAAGGATTCCCTTCTCCTCAGAGGCCCTCTTCCAGAAGTTTACATGGAGCATACAGAGTCAACCAACACTGAGGTGTCATTATCAGCGTTTGAGGCCCTATCGTCGTCTTTTCATGAAAGAGCAGGAATACGAGGCAGAGGAAAGAGATGCTACATCCTGAGGAGGGAATCCGTTAGATCTGCCTTTACAAGAGGTCGCGGCAAGGTGCACCTCCCACCCCCAAGTACAAGTGTTCCCTACACCAGTAGGTGGGTGACTGCGCATCTTTTGGAGGAGCTGGTCCATCCTCGAAGATCCCTACGTTACCATAATCCTAAAGAAGGGCTACAAACTACCGGTCATATAACCACCACCGTTGACATCTCAACCGTCGGCGCAGGTAGATCTAGAGACGCAGCATCAGTTGTTGGCAGACGACATCGAGGTGTTATTAGGGAAAAGTGCCATCGAGGAAGTGCTGGACCCACACCTCTCGCCAGGTTTCTACTCTCTGGTCTGCCTCATTCCCAA CGGAGTTTGCTTGACGAAGTTTGTGCAGGACCACTGCAGGGTTGGGGTGGGTGCCTAAACGATCAGACAATCTCGGGGTTCTGGTCAGACGTAGAAGCAGGATGGCACATCAACAGTCTCGAGCTGGAAGTGGTGATTCTAGCTGTAAGCCACTGGGTGCCGCTGCTACGTCACTCCAACCTACTGACTGTTTTAGACAATCAGACGGTCATGTGGCTGATATTGAGACAAGGGACAACCAGGTCCAAGTCCCTGTCGGATCAGATGTTCCGCAAACGCAAGCAACATCAAGGCCAGAGCTCGTTATATCCCAG AGTGGGATCAGTTGCTGCGCCATCGCCACACTCGGACACTGCGCCCAGACCATGCCTGGACCATTTGCAAAGGACTTTGAGGGCCATGGGatactcatctcaagtggcaAAGATCATTGCCCGGGCGCACAGAGCTTCCACCCGATCAagctatgatgacaagtgggctACATTTGAGAAGTTCTGTGCCCAAAAGTTGCAAGACCCGCT AGGCACGCTTCCACCAATCACCTCAACGGATCTAGTCAGTCCTCGTTCAAATCATTCCATGCAGTCATCTGATTCATCCATGTCCAGCCGCTACTCTTCCTCGTCCTTCAACTCAGACCTGACCTCCACCTACAAGATTGTGTCCACATCACTGTCCCAAGCACCCACTCACCAGCCACGTCCACCTGTTCAGCCACTGAGACGTACCCTGCAAGAACCTCTGTGTATCCAAACAGTCATGTCTCATGCTAGACCAGCATCTGCCAGACTTGCTGAGCGTCGATACCTTCCTGTAGATAGGAATGCCTTTCTTGTGAAGGATGAAGATAAAGAAATGTATTCTCCAAGGTCTCTGAAGTTGGACAGGGCTAGCTCCACCACTGATCTTCTGCCCAGGTTTGACAACTACACTCAGACTCCTAGAGACTCTGCCACACAAACTCCTAGAAGATTTGGAGATCAGATCAACACAGAAGACATCCTCACTAATGATACCTCTGTTGATCAGGAAACGCAGACACCAAGGTCCTCAAGGCATGGGctgaagaagaagaggaggaagaaGTATGAAAACCTTGAGTTAACATCACAAAGCTCAGACGCTACAGAGTCAGTGGACTCGGATATACTTTATGAAGACAGAAGATCTAGAAAACGAAATAAGCTCACTGGAGTTAGTTCAGCTAGTGATAGTTTCAGGTCAACCTCAACTCAAGACTTCAAAACTAAAGTCTGTCAGACAAGCTTCTCCATAGAATCGGAAGAGTCCTTCACAAGCCTTCACAGAAGGCACAGAAACATGAGTGAAACTATTACACTTAAATCTGTTGATGAAGATAATCCTGCATCTTCACTCCCAAACAGCACTGTCCAtctcttcaaagaggaaaatatGTCAGACTCTGTGTTTGATTCTGAAGAACAGAATGGAAGATATATTGGAAGTGCAATTGATTTAGAAAAAAGAGCTGATGTTGGAAGCTCAGAAGAGTATGTTGCATATGACAGAGCTGATGAAGGCGAGAAAACCACAGACATGAAGGAACCAGAACAGCTGGGACCTCCAGATACAGAGAAGCAGCGGGAAGATTTCCCCCAAACTGTTGGGAATGAATCTCATGAGGATAGTTTCTGGGAGACCCGAGGAGTCAcggattccccacatgatgcAGTTATTGGAAATTTTGGTGAGGAGAATGTGAGCATTGTGAGTCACAATGATCCTAAGGATCAGGCTTCAACTCAGGACACTTCTCAGCTTGAATCTGTATTGACAAAAGAATCTGAATCAAATAACGTTGATAGTCAGATGGCTGTGGTCAATTCTGAGATTTGCACAGTATCACCAGAGAATGTTACAGTGGAAGAACCAGCATCAGCTGATACTGCTGTTGAGGTAGTGAAGACTGATCCCGAAGTTGCAGTTAGTGTTGAAGATGCAAAGAACCTGTCTGACAGTTTTGATGATGTGTGCCGAGGAACTGTCGAGTTGCCTAGCTTTGAAGAGGATCCCAGAGGGGATAGAATTTTCTCTGACATTGATGGAACCATGGAAGAGTACAGAGGCATTTTCCTTAACAATCTTTCTGAAACTTTTGGAAGTGACTCTTCATCAAGGTACCAGAAGTTTCCAAGTAATTACATGTATGTTCCAGAGGATAGAGGATCAGATGGAGATACCCTTGTTGACTCTGATACAGATCCTGAAGTTTACACTAAATCTGAGAAGATATTTACAAGAGAAGAAACTGATGAACAGCTTGAGATGGATGAAGAACTGTGCAGGGGTGAAGCTCCTGTTAAGAGGAAGAACAGTGAAGCATCATCATATTGCAGTGCAACAAGAGCACAGGGAGAGATAACCCCTATGTACCAAGAGGTAGCTGTGAGTCGAGCAAATTCTGTCACTAGCCAGACCACTCAGTCAAGTGTCAGAGGTTCAAGAATAAGTGCCTGGAAGAAAGATCCGAAGGGTAGAACAGCTCCTGATCAAAGTGAGAAGTCCGAGCAGACAGCTGAGCTGGATCAGACTCAAGACCTGCTGAATGATGAAGATTTCCTTGAAGTAACTGAAGACTATGAAGCTAAAGTTGTGAAAGGACCTAATGCTGTGACTGCAGATGTTGACAGGACTTCTTCCTGCTCAAGAGGAAGTGGTGATAAAGTTCAGTCCCCTGCATCAGAAATGCCATCAAGAGGAGAAGAAGAGTTTTTGAATCTTGAAACATCAAGAGATGAAATGAAACGTGAAACTGTGGACATACCAGTTGATACAGAAAACATACCAGCCTTGTGCAGTTTGAGTACTAGtactggggatgtgaagaagaTATCTGTCAGTGAAGTTGATACTTCATCTCCTGTTCCAGCTGACACTGAGATTCAGGAAGCAGATACTGATATTGGAGATGATGGAAATAAGATAAAAGAAGACACACTTGAATCCGGTGATTCTGAATCAAGAGGACATATTGAGAAAACTCAGCATGACCTAACTATGTCCTCTCGGGGTGGTGATGAATTGGGTATTGAGCCTTTTAGTTCATTAAAAGATGAAAATAGCCAAATGCAAGAGActcatgacaacagtgagttaGACCTTCAGTATGAACCAGCTGAGGACAGAGAAGAGTTTGACACAGCTGTTTCAGAAGTAGCTGCCTCAGAGACAAAGGATGAGACCACAACAGAATTAGGAGCTCCAAGACCAGATTCTTCCTGTTCCACTTCAAGAGGATTTGTCCTAAATGGTTCCTCTCTACAAGGATCAAGTCAAGCGGCATCTTCTAGAGGCCATCAAAATGATGAGACTGTAGCATCCTTTGTGGAATGTACTGTTGCTGGAGACCGTGAAGATACTGAGACAGTGGATAACAATGCAACTGATTACGTCAATGATGATAATTTTAgcagtgaaacaaaacaactgcaagtacCCACTGCATATTGTGCAGAAGAAAGAGGAAATGATGATCTTTTCTTGACCGAAGGAAATGAATTAGGTGTctccaaaatgtcaaaaatggtAGAAATAAGTGGTGGAGATTGTGAtttcaaagaaaacaagaaatCAGAACTGTCACGTGAGGGAACCTCTAAAAATATACCAAGTGATGATGAAGTTTTTTATTCAGATCCATCTGTGTCAAAACCTATGCCAATGAGACCAGTATCAGCATGCTGCATAGACAGTACTTCTGTATCACCTTCAAGACCCATCTCAGCCTGCCATGTTCCACCACTGAAAATGGGCAGCACTGGCCTGAAAGAAGATACAGCCATACCTGACAAATTGTACATAGAAGCAGGGAACACAGGTGATGATATCTATCAGATACCAGCAAGTGATCCTAAGGATTTGATCAGCCATGATGAGAGTCGAGGACAAATAGATACAACTCTGAACTCTGAAGTCATTCTGTGTGAAGGGGAAGAACAGGTGACAAGTCATTTTGAAGAACTCAGGATGACTGAGGATACTCAGATTTTAGAGATTAATAGTGTCAAACCTCCATCCACAAAAGATGAAACTGTCAATAACAGTATCAATATTATCTTAGATGTTGGTGCATCCATCAAGTCTGCTACTTTGACAGACAATCAAAGAAGACCTGTCTCGGCACATGGTATGAGAAGTGACACTGCACATTCTCCAAGAGAGAGACCAGTCTCAGCGCACCATAGGCAGATGTCTGATATGGTCATCGAAGGGTCATCTGGAGATCAGTGTGGCACAGTGACAGAGTCTAATACCATTGCACATGATGACATTTCAAACGGTAATAGTGGCATGAATGAAGGTGAAACTGTTCGGTTTGATGAAAGCCGAGGACAGATGGATGTGCAAGGAGATCCTACAGACAAGGAGAATGCTTTTGAGGAGAAAGAGAAAAGAGAGTCTGAAACTGAGCTGCAAGAGGAGATGGAACCAGCAGTTCCTGAAATGTTGACGTTGATAATTGAACAGTCAAGTCAACAGGATATATCTAGTCAGATGTTGACACCTGTGAATACACGTAAAGATGACATTGAAAAAGTCCAAACCATGGAACCAAATGCTGATTCAGAGgagaagaaagctgaacaggAAGATGTAACAGATCTAGATATGCTAACAGAACACCCAGAACGACCAGGCTCGTCTCTTAGTATAGAAAGAGGTGAAACTACAAATACACCAAGACCTGCTCCATGTCTGGCTAGAACAAAGGTTGAGAGATCTGATTCTGTATGCAGTAGAGGATCTGAAATTGATGACAGTGGTAACATATGTTTGAAGGAGTGTGAGGAACAAAAAACTGAATCAGGTGATAAAAAATCAGTAGATCAGCGTCCTGGAAGTGTTTCTTTGGATCCAGTAGAGACACACATTCCGGTATCAAAACCTGATTCAGAGTCTCATTCAGAAGGTCAATCATTAGAAATCAATGCACCTATAGCTGACGAAACGGACACTAATCCTAGAAACATTACCCATGATGGACAAGaggatgttgatgttgttgaagtGGTGCAGGAACAAGCATCTCAGATATCTGCGTTTCAGGATGTTAAGGAGGGACAGGAACCAATATATGTTTCATCTCGGAGAGGAAGTATTACACATAGAGATGCTGTCTTGAGTAAAGCAGTTCTGACAGGTGTGTTATCACCAACACCGTCCACTGACAATGAGGAGTCATGTATGCCCATTGTCTACAGAGGCTCACAAACTCATGGCAGTCATGATGATACACAACAGGGAAAAAATGTTGCTCTCCATGGTGATGTGATGACTAATTTGAAGACTACTGACCTTTCCTTAATTGATGACAATTCAGATGAAAAGCCAGCACCAAACAATTTGATATCTAAGGACTCGgtgaatttcttttcttttgatgTCTCTGATGGGAGTAAGTTAGCCCAATCCTTCACTTCAAGTGAGGAGTCTGTTACACTTCAAACTTCCACTGACACAGTGATGAATGATTCTACAGAATCAAGCACTACATGTAATACAACAAACACAACCAACACATTGGAGGAGCAATATACCAGAACAGAACTGATTCCTGATAATGTTTCTCAAGATTCTTCGGGAATAAGATATGCAGTGTTAGAAAGCAACAGTGGAATTCATACAGCACCAGATGTCTTAGGAGAAAAAATGGATGAAACTCTAACAGCTGAAATAAAATCTAATTATGCAGTGTCTCATGAAGATGCCCTTGGATGTGAAGAAGTAGATAAAGATCATTCACCGGAAGATGGGACCAGTCCAGTAGGCACATTAAGACCACTCTCTGTATTAGGCCTGCCTCAGAAAGATCTGTCAAATAGAAGGCTTTCCTTGGAGTCCAGAGGAAGTAGTGAATTTATTATAGAAACAGACGAAGTTCCAATTGTTTCATCAAGAGGAGATGAAATCTTACCTGAAAACACTGTAGGTGAATTACCTACAAATGATAACTTACCTGAATCTCAGACTTTTATCAATGGATATCTTCGAATCAAACCAACTGTTTTTGAACACCAAGGTGATGAAGGAGAGGAGGCGTACTGTTCACTTGCAGCTCCATCAGCATGTCCTGACGAAGCATGTCCTGTTATCACTCAGAAAGGACCAGGAGATATTAAAGTGATCAACTCTCCCAGCCAACCAAGTCCCTTAGAGTCAAAACTGGCTGATTACTTGGGAAACGTAAATATGAATTCTTTGATAGCTGTTGTGGATGAATCCCCAGTGGATGTTGATTATACAAAGAGTGGGAAGTCCAATGGAACATCCTATCACCTCGTGTTGAATGAAGAACATTGTGAACCTGACCATGGGAGTCAAGGAGATGGTAAAGTTAAAGGCATATTAAGCAAAGCTCCAGATGATAAGGACAGTTCTAGATGTGGTATCAAAAGCCTTGGGGACAAAAGTGAATTGTCAGTTGTTACGAATGTACCTGCTGTTAGCATTGATCCTCACCCACAGGAAATTAACAGGACATATAAAGGGATGACTCACTTAAAGGAAGAACCAATAGGAAAGAGAAAAGCTGTCACCTTTGTTGATGGACATCTGCCTCAAGAAGACATTGGTACTTGGGATTTGTCACCTCAAGACATTAGCAAAATGGCAGAAACACAAGACAGTAACAAAgaaaaactgacaaatgaggctATGCTTAAATCAAAAGTAATGATGCCTGAAGTAATCCTTCATCAGGGCTCTGACAACCAGGGAGATATGAAACCTCCCATGTCAGTACATGATGAAAAGTCTTTGTATGCAGCCACTTTGCAAGCAGATACGAACCATGTTACAGAGACACTGCCTGAGAGTGGAGTATCTGAAGATACAAGAAGAAATCCGAACAAGGAACCAACTTCAGACACAAATCTATTGCCAGGCCACCACAGACAGTCAACAAGTTTGCATGGACAGACAGTTGTCACAGATGCAGAGACACCAAGCAGACTGTCAGAGGAGGTTGATGAACATAAAACAACTTCGGAGACAACTACAAACCAAGGTCATCTCAGACAGTTGACAAGTGTTCATGGGCAGACTGTTATCGCAGATGCAGAGGTGTCGAGAAGACTGACAGGGAATGTTAAAGAACCTGAGGATAAAACATCATCAAATCCACTTCGAGGGAATCCGACGCTCTCAACAAGTCTGCCAGGGACGATAATCCTGAATGTTGCAGAGGCAGGTCAGCTTTCAGGAGGTGCTGCTATTGTTCAAAGTAGCAATGGAACTATGGCTGGTCAGGTGGAACATACATCAGAACACCGAGTTATTGCTGTGTCAGAATGTGAAGGGCTGCCAGACAAGGCTCCCCATGAACATGTGACACAGGGGCAGGAGCAGAACAGGATGAATCCACCCCAAAATGAGGAGCAAAAGGAGGAGGCTGAGTCTGAGCAACTTCTAGGTGACACTGAAAATACTGATGCAAGGAACGGCAATGATCAGTTGTCAAATGATCATTCTGATCTGAAGCCTGTCACAGTGTCTGATAGTTTGTCAAATGTTCAGGAGCATGATGCTACAGGTCTGAATGGTGGTATGGCTTGTGGCAGACAACAGACAATCTCAAGTAAACATGTTGgaatgtcagtgtctggaaacaTGGATGAATCTTATGGGCAGTCTGTGTCTGAATCTAAAAGGGGACTGCATTCAGATCAGACGTCTGGACATAGGATTATCCTTGTGTCGGAGAGTCTCCCAAACCCTGCTGCCAAAGCCACGGTCATTGAAAGACGCCCAGGTGGATCCAGAGTTATTCTTGTGTCAGAAAAGTCTGAGGTGTAA
- the LOC137255651 gene encoding uncharacterized protein produces the protein MNIWIVLSLCVMAVSSAEPGPCFEFNGNNSYLEFVPDNFDLSDSAHYKLSFRTEQENGTMLFARGPHDYEAIYVFKGKLNYYLFNPTSFGAGGTFGVHFESNGPVNTNDWFSVEVFRNRRVRRGEARMTGQEPPLMSGLVLTENGVEEEHLREVTLRGVHIQGLVYVGGAGRDLSTTIGEFKGKISNILELKNGMRFEDPSRNSGVTRCFPQRDSA, from the exons ATGAATATTTGGATAGTGCTTTCGTTGTGTGTC ATGGCTGTGTCGTCGGCTGAACCAGGACCTTGCTTTGAGTTCAATGGAAACAATTCGTATCTAGAGTTCGTACCCGACAACTTCGATCTTAGTGACAG TGCTCACTACAAGCTAAGCTTCAGAACTGAGCAGGAAAACGGCACCATGCTCTTTGCCCGAGGCCCCCACGACTACGAGGCCATCTACGTCTTCAAAGGCAAGCTTAACTACTACCTCTTCAACCCCACATCCTTCGGCGCTGGAGGAACGTTCGGGGTACACTTTGAGAGCAATGGGCCTGTCAATACCAACGACTGGTTCTCG GTGGAGGTCTTCCGCAACCGCCGTGTCCGGCGCGGTGAGGCCCGGATGACTGGACAAGAGCCTCCGCTTATGTCCGGCCTCGTTCTGACGGAGAATGGCGTAGAGGAAGAGCACCTGCGGGAGGTCACGTTGCGAGGAGTTCACATCCAAGGTCTCGTGTACGTCGGCGGCGCTGGACGAGACCTG AGCACGACAATCGGCGAGTTTAAAGGGAAGATCAGTAACATATTGGAGCTGAAGAATGGGATGCGGTTCGAAGACCCATCTCGCAACAGCGGAGTGACCCGCTGTTTTCCACAACGAGACTCGGCATGA